The Novosphingobium terrae genome segment TGCCCCAACTCACCACATTGGGATCGCCAAGGCCCATAAAGGACAGTGCCGATTCCATCAGGATCGCCGAGGCCACCATCACCGAGGCCGTCACCACGATGGGCGGCAGGGCATTGGGCAGGATTTCATGGCAGATGATGCGCGTGTGGCTGTAGCCCAGCGAGCGCGCCGCCAGCACGAAATCCTTCTCACGCAAGGATCGGAACTCGGCGCGGGCCAGACGCGCCACGGTGGGCCATGTCACAATGGCGATGGCGGCCGAGAGTGTTCCCGCGTTGGGCTCGGTGATGGCCACCAGCACCACCAGCAGCACAAAGCTGGGGACCGTCTGGAAGATCTCGATCAGGCGGGAGATGACGGCGTCGGTCCAGCCGCCTTTGTAACCGGCCAGAGCGCCCGCCGCCACGCCCAGCACCAGCCCGAGCGCCGTGGCAGACAGCCCGATGCGCAGCGAAACCCGCGCGCCATGGGCGATGCCCGCCAGAATATCGCGCCCCAGCGAGTCGGTGCCCAGCGGATGGGCGATGCTGGCGAAGGGCCAGAGGAAAGGCTCGCCGGTGATGGCCAGCGGATCGCCGGGGAAGAGCAGCGGCGACAGCAGGGCCAGCAGCACCACGCTCGCCAGAATGGCCGTGCCGATCAGCGCGGGGGGATGGCGGCGCAGTGTGGCCGCCAGAGCGTGGACCAGACCATTGCGGCTGGGGGCAGGAGCTGAAACATGATCCTCGGCGCGAAAGGCGGTCAGAGGCTGCGCATCCGAAGGGGCAGGGGTGTGATCGTTGCCCGGCGCGGCAAGGATGGCTTTAGGCGGCATGGCTCACCCCCACGCGCGGATCGAGCAGGCCTTGCAGAATGTCCACCAGCGCATTGGCCACGATGACCAGCAACGACGACAGCAGCAGAATGCCCAGCAGCACGCGAAAATCGCGCCCCATCACCGACTCGTAAGCCAGCCGCCCAAGACCGGGCCAGCCATAGACCGTCTCCACCACCACGCCGCCGCCCAGCATACCGCCCAGATGCATGCCGGCCACGGTGGTGAGCGGCAGCAAGGCGTTGCGCAGGATATGGCGGATGAGGATGCGGCTTTCGCTCAAGCCCTTGGCGCGGGCGGTGCGGACGTAATCCTGCGCCTTGGCCTCGATCATCGCCACCCGCACGAGCCGGGCGTAAATGGCGATGTAGAACAGCGAGAGCGAGGTAACCGGCAGCACCATATAACGCGCCCGGTCGAGCAGGCCCGCAACGCCGTCCTCGGGCCCGCCGATGGTCTGCGATCCGCCACTGGGCAGCCAGCCGAGATGGATGGAAAAAACCACGATCAGCATCAGGCTGATCCAGAAAGAGGGCAGCGAATAGAACAGCAGCGCCGCCACCGAGAGGCCGCGATCGGCCCAGCCGCCCTCGCGCGCGGCCATCAAGGCGCCCAGCGCGGCGCCGATCAGCACCGAGACCACCAGCGCCGTGCCCGAAAGCAGCAGCGAGCCCGGAAGGCGTTGCAGGATCAGGCTCGTCACCGGCACGTTGAAACGCGCCGACCAGCCCAGATCGCCATGCGCCAGACCGGTGAGATAGGAGGCAAGCTGGGTCAGCACCGGCTGGTCCAGCCCGGCATGATGGCGCAGCGCGGCGGCGGCCTGCGTGGAGATGCCGCCGGATTCTCCGGAGAGCACATCCACCGCATCGCCCGGCGCCTGTTGCAGCAGGAAGAAGCCCAGAATGACGATGCCGATGGCCGTCGGCAGCGCGCGCAGACCGGCATGGCCGGCAATGCGGGCTAGGCGTGGCAAATGGCGTTTCATCATGGCTCCGTTCTGGCGGGTAAGGGGACAGGCATCAGACCCGATTGCGTCCCTGATCCATTAATCCTGATTATATAGGTAGGAATTGTCAATGTTGGCGCGGCGAGTGGCCCCAAGAAGATGTTTCAGGGCTCAAACGCCGGTTTTTCTCAGGGCTGCAAAGTTGCCTCCCGGGTTGACCGGCGAGGGGCGAGTCGTGCCGAACACCCTGCTTTTAACATTGATCTATAAGGATATCTTTATCGCTTGCCGCGCTGGAAAAGAAAAATATACTTTTCCCATAGGATTTATTTTACGGCTTTCGGGGCCATCTCTCCTAATCATCGCGGCTTGTGATCTTGTCCGGGCTTCTCAGGCCTCTGTCCTGAAGGCCCAATGCGCAGTGGGGGTGCCATGCGACTGTTCGAGCCTTTCCGTTTCTCGGCCTTCGGATCGGACAATCGCATCGTGTTGAGCGGCGAGAACGAACCGGCGCCCGTGCCATCACTGGCCGGGCTTACCATCACGCCACGCCTGAATGTCGAGGCCGGTGCGGCGCCGGTGCAAGGCTGGCGCCCGGCGGTGGAGGCGGTGCGCCGCGCGGGTGGGCGCATCGTGCTTCAGCTGTCGCATCCCGGGCGCGTCAGCCATCCCTTGCTGCGCGCCGGCGCTCAGCTGGTGGCGCCGTCCGCGCTGGCCGGGCGGGGCACCATCGATACGCCTGAAGGCCCGCAGCCGCTGCCCGTGCCCCGCGCGTTGGAGCGTGAGGACATCGCCGCGCTGGTCGAGCAATTCGCCGCCGCCGCCGCTCTGGCGCAGGCAGAAGGCTTCGACGGGGTGGAAATTCACGCTGCTCAAGGCTGGCTGATCGATCAGTTCCTGCGCACCGGCAGCAACCGGCGCGAGGATGATTATGGCGGCTCGCTGAGTGGCCGCACCCGCTTTCTGCTGGAGGTGGCCGAGGCCGTCAGCGCCGTCTGGGGTGTGGGCCGGGTCGGCGTGCGCGTCTCGCCGTGGAGTGCCGACCACGGCATGGCCGATGGCGAACCGCTGGAAACCTTCACCCATGTCGCCGCCGAGCTGGATCAGCTGGGCGTGGCCTGGCTCCATCTGGTGGAGCCCTGGCGGCGCAAGGCCTCGGTGCTGGGGCAGTTGCGCAGCCATTTCGGCGGGGCGGTGATCGCGGCGGGGGACCATACGCCGCAGAGCGCCGAAGAGGTGATCGCCGAAGGTCTGGCCGATTGCATCGCCTTCGATGCGGCCGGGCTGGCGGCTCTGGTGCCGGACGCGGGGCTGCGGCCCGATGCCCCGATCTCTCCTGTCTGTTCGGTTCGAGGATTTTGATCCGCATGTTTGTTGCGTCGCGTCGTGATGTGTTGGTGGCCGGTGGTGTGCTGGGTCTGGCCGGGCTTGCGGGCTGTTCCTCGGGTTCGGGCTCGGGCTCGGGCGGGCGGGGCACGCTGGTCATCGGCTTCAACCCCGAGCCGCCCACGCTGA includes the following:
- a CDS encoding oxidoreductase, which codes for MRLFEPFRFSAFGSDNRIVLSGENEPAPVPSLAGLTITPRLNVEAGAAPVQGWRPAVEAVRRAGGRIVLQLSHPGRVSHPLLRAGAQLVAPSALAGRGTIDTPEGPQPLPVPRALEREDIAALVEQFAAAAALAQAEGFDGVEIHAAQGWLIDQFLRTGSNRREDDYGGSLSGRTRFLLEVAEAVSAVWGVGRVGVRVSPWSADHGMADGEPLETFTHVAAELDQLGVAWLHLVEPWRRKASVLGQLRSHFGGAVIAAGDHTPQSAEEVIAEGLADCIAFDAAGLAALVPDAGLRPDAPISPVCSVRGF
- a CDS encoding ABC transporter permease, which encodes MPPKAILAAPGNDHTPAPSDAQPLTAFRAEDHVSAPAPSRNGLVHALAATLRRHPPALIGTAILASVVLLALLSPLLFPGDPLAITGEPFLWPFASIAHPLGTDSLGRDILAGIAHGARVSLRIGLSATALGLVLGVAAGALAGYKGGWTDAVISRLIEIFQTVPSFVLLVVLVAITEPNAGTLSAAIAIVTWPTVARLARAEFRSLREKDFVLAARSLGYSHTRIICHEILPNALPPIVVTASVMVASAILMESALSFMGLGDPNVVSWGSMIGQGREYLRSAWYISALPGLAIMLTVLALNLIGDALNEALNPRKKGGRA
- a CDS encoding ABC transporter permease; translated protein: MMKRHLPRLARIAGHAGLRALPTAIGIVILGFFLLQQAPGDAVDVLSGESGGISTQAAAALRHHAGLDQPVLTQLASYLTGLAHGDLGWSARFNVPVTSLILQRLPGSLLLSGTALVVSVLIGAALGALMAAREGGWADRGLSVAALLFYSLPSFWISLMLIVVFSIHLGWLPSGGSQTIGGPEDGVAGLLDRARYMVLPVTSLSLFYIAIYARLVRVAMIEAKAQDYVRTARAKGLSESRILIRHILRNALLPLTTVAGMHLGGMLGGGVVVETVYGWPGLGRLAYESVMGRDFRVLLGILLLSSLLVIVANALVDILQGLLDPRVGVSHAA